The genomic region cgcggcatttttggcctccatactccgcaactcgcggagttcgtaattccagctcacaaaggtttggagtctttcttgccaacggtttataatatattatataatatataaataattataagaattatttaaatattatattatatttatgtgcatagttgacttgtaatttttagtccgttgcgtcgagcgttgagagttggctctggtcccggttccggattttcgaacgtccttgcgaataatttaatatcttgtactttgcgttttgaatcttgtactcttgtaatttcgagacgtttcttatcaataattggaaccactttgattgtattttgtacttttgagctttttggtcgtttgcgtcttcaattcgtcgaatctgtcttttatcgtcaccttttattatttaaacgaatatcacttttaaatagaacaattgcaactaaaagcttgtctttcttgaggaataatgctatgaaatatatgttcgtttttagcattatcacatattaaattgattaggtcatggatgacatattacataaataattacagatttctattggtatataccaatagtaaatacttctagaagctgtgtataatacgggtaaaaataccgtatgaatgcgagtagaattcttgaggaaattgaacggaaatacgagtatagctatcctttatatgtattggtatattataaagtgtattcaatacttgtaaggatgtatttacactcgtaatacattatatgtaaataaattttaacataagttaattacgtcgtttaaatagtaatacatatatattgtttgaaaactctttaaattagtagtatgaaaatatatatataatactttgttaatatacttaatgagatatttaattatcatattttcaagttaaatatatataaatccatatatatacacaataattaaacaattaaatcaagttatgacgttcgtgaatcgtcggaataaaagggtgaccaaaagcttatgTAAAAcacttttcggaggttcaagatttattaaaattcattgcttatcaagtcggaattatataaagattaagtttaaatttggtcggaaattttcgggtcgtcacagtgggTTGGACTTGTCGGGGTTTAGGAGGATCGTGTTTTGTGTTGAAATCCGGCAGATCTCGGTGGTCCGGCCTGCCGGAGACTGTTGAGGGGTGGAGGTGGCTGCTCACTGCCTTGAGTGGTTGAGATCCGCTGCTACTGCTTCTCGGCGGTTGAAGGAGGTGGCATGATGTGGTTGGCGACTACCGTTAAATGCCATTGGTGGTTGTCTGGCGGCCGGTAGTGGCTGGCGACAGGTTTAGTTGTTGTCGGCCGTAGTGGTCGTTGGTAACTTAAAATGGTGTTGGTGGCGGTTGGTTGTTGCGGGCGGTCGCCGGTTGTTGCTGGTGACTGTCGGAGGCTGCTGTTGGACAACTTGAGTCTGGGGGTTTGTTAATGTTCTTAGAAAACTGGTGAAGATGACTGGCTTCTTTACGCGTTGATTCTGCATTTGGATCTGGTCGTCTGCCGCGAGTTTAGTTCGTTCATTCCATTTTTCCTGTCATTCAGTCTCTTATGGGCTTGATGTTGTTGCCGGCGTTGTTGACTTAGTTGACTTCGGTaaataggcctcgggttaggtgttcttgggttgcccggtgaTTGAGTTGAATTTGCGGTTACTGCGGGGTGTTGATGCGGGGTTGATTACAGGGTCGGGTTTATGTGTATGTGTGTAGGCTTTGGCATGGTGGTTTTGTTTTTATGTAATCTCattatattgtaattgtaattcaaTCAGACTCGCTCTATTGTTTTTAGTCGTTCATATTGTTTAGAACGATTTGAGCGAGGGTCAATGTGTTATGGTCGTTTGTGACCAGTTATGTTCAGATCGTCACGATCTGCCCACTATTGTATCACCGGATCTTCGGGTctgctatatatatacatattaatatttttgccaaaaaaaaaattaaaaaaaaataataactcgAGTCTAAGTCAACAATTCTCATTTAAAAACCTCAAATAAATTTATCAACTAAATTTATCAACTAAATTTATCAACTCTACATGTACTAAATTCATCAATTCACTCCATAATAAAACTCAGTTTCACGATATTAGCCAACTCATTTGAAAGTGACATTAGTCATTTGAAAATGACTAAATTCATCAATTCACTCCATAATTctcatttacaacaacaacaacaacaacaacaacaaaaaccaaaatcacataagtggtgtatgggagaggtgagacgtagacaatcctttccctatccgagaataaagacaagtcatttatcTACCCAccaagagtgaaaacactctcaaaagtagagaaaatcatctcTCTCTATTcgccggatagagagattgcttccgaatggacctctagccaataagtaggaaaaaaataaaataaaataaataaataaataaaattgagacgtcatgaaaatgttaaaatcaaatttccatgggttttaaatcctggctgaaatttaatttaggctctaagagtcagtcaagtcgccaataaatcgacacttgttgtcgactcaataactagagccgtaaTAAATTTATCATTTATCCACCTCAAATAAATTTATCAACTCTACATGTACTAATATCGTGAAACATACAATGAAAAATTTATTTAATTTTACACTCCCCTATCTATATTCGGGTTAAGTTCCGCCACTGCAATCGATTCTTTTACTTTATAActcgatgtttgactaaatatactCGTAATAAACAAACATCCTGATGCTAGAATACTAGATCCAAGTATCCAAAACCACAATAACATTACGTGCAAATAATAAGGttcgtttaaaaaaaaacattaatttaattaattatttaattaaatacttatacaAATCATCAAAACGATGCGGTTTAACCCAACCCCTCATAAAGTCCATAAAGTAGCCGTTACCAAAAGAGCGTTCATATCTCTCTAACGTTCTTCATTTTCTTCCCAATCATTCATCACAATTGATCatcatctgataattcaattacacTTTTCTTTACAATTTTCGACGATATTCTGATGGAATCGAACGGCGGTGTAGTGGCAGCGGCTGTGACGGTAACACCGTCAAAGTCAAAGGATGCTAATCAGTCAAAATCGCCGGAGAATGTAAACCCTAACGTTACAAGCCCTAATTTGAAAGCTTCAAATTCGCCAGCTATCAAATCAGCGAATAAACTTCAGAAATCGGCAATGAAGAAGCCAAATCCGATCTGTTCACCTAAAAATAAGATCCGTGAGAGGAAATTTGTGGTGGCAAAGAAGAATTCAAAAAGAGAGAAAGATAAAACCCTAGTTTCAGTTGAGTGTAAGTGTAAGGCTGCTGGTAATACTAATAGGTGTTTGTGTGTTGCTTATGAGACACTTAGGGCTTCTCAAGAGGAGTTCTTTAAGATCCGGAGTGAAGTTGCGGAATCGAACGCTGATTTAGTAACCGATGTGGTTGTCGAAATGCCTGGCGAAAAGAGAAAGAGTATTCCTGAACCTGGATCGGGACGAGTGATGAGTTTGATTAAGGCGTTTGAGAATAAACTTACGTTACCGAAATCCGATGATGAGAAAGGGGATGAGGTGGAGGAAGTTGAGGATAAATCTGAAAGTGATTCGAAATGGGAATTGGGTTCTGTGTCATTTTCTGCATCGGATCTTTTAATGACCGCTGATAATTTGAGATTGAGATCACGTGTTTCTTCTTCGTTAGATTGTAAGCGTGAGAGGTTGGTTCTTCATAAGTCGATTAAattacttcaatttttcattcaatTTGTTACATTTTGATTCTGACCTGTATGTTTGTTTGGGATTTTAAGCAGGAGATCAAGTGGTGTGAGGCAAAGCAGACGAAATGTATGTTGTTAATCATCATTGATGTTTCTGTATTACTTTTAGTTTATGTTGATTAAATTACTGAATTGTATATTTGATTATGCAGAGCTCTGAATCAGCTTTAACTAATGGTGGTAGCAGGTGGAAACGGAGGGCAGTGAGAGCTACTTCCCAGCAACCATTTAAACTTAGAACAGAGGTTAGCATTTACAGTCACTTTGGCCAAATTTCTATGAGCTGATTAATGATTGGTGTTGCGTAAATGGCAAAAAATTTGATATAACTACAATAACGGGACACCTAAATAAACGTGGTAAACCCCACTAGGATTAGAACCGCAACAATGAAAGAAATGTTTCATTAAGTATTACAGTTCTTTCTAATTGAAAGGATAAGGATAAGAACTAATCTTTTTTTCTCTGTAATTGAAAGTATTACAGTCCTTTCAATTAAAGCATCAGTGAGTTCTTTCTACTTGATGCTTTAATTAACTATTCGTATACAAGTAgaagcttgtaattgtgatgcgtAAATGAGCTTGCAAAATGTTCTGTTCATACTAATTGATGATGGTTAAATTGAAACTAAATTGGGAACAATTCGGTGGGTGAAGTTAGGCAAGGATTAAAAAGTCTAGCATGTAATAGTGTTAACATAACATAACATACATGTGTTATTTGACCATTTAACCAACCAAGGCACCTAATTTTAAGTATCTTTAACTGATTGAAGCTCAATTAATCTTCGCATGACAATCCTTCCTTGCCATTGATGTTTCTTTCATTGCCCGTGGCTTTTATCTCCAACTTTTGTGTCACTTTCTAACATTTGGTTTGTAAAATGATAAAATAAACAAACAGTAGTGTGTGTTATTTGTATCTTTGCCCTCATTAACTCACGAAAAGCTGTTGCATTATTGTTCTCCAGCAAAGAGGAAGATCGAAACAGGAAGAATTCATGAAAAAAGTTAAGGAAATGATGATTGAACAAGAAAAGCAACGAGTTCCCATTGCTCAACGCCTCCCATTGACAACAGATGAACCCGAGGTGAGCAATTTTATAGCTGTAACTGTTTTTTAATGAAATGTTATGACCCGTTTAATAAAAAAAGTTATGTAACTAGTTTGCTTTTAATTGATGGACCTTTGAGTTATTACAGTGCCTGGTGAAACCACCTGTGAAAGAAAGTACACGACCGGTTGATTTGGTATTGCACAGTGATGTGAGGGCTGTTGAGCGTGCTGAATTTGACCATCAGGTATAAACTTTGACTCAAACAATAAGTGCAACTCGTAAATACATGTACTAGTCAAAACAAATATACTTGTTTTGACTAATGATTTACTACTTATTTACATGGCAGGTGCAAGAAAAGCTTTCATTTATTGAAGAGTACAAATTGGAAAGAGAAAGGCAGCAGAAGGTATAAAGAATGCTGTTCTTGATTTACCGTTTGGTGTATTTATGCTCGAATTCAAACGCGTTGATCAATTTTTTTCCTTATTTGCTATATAGTTGGAAGAAGAGGAAGAATTAAGGAGGTTAAGGAAGGAACTTGTACCAAAGGCTCAACCAATGCCTTACTTTGACAGACCTTTTATCCCAAGAAGGTAAGAAAGCATATTAAATCATCATACATATTTATTGTATTGTGTACT from Rutidosis leptorrhynchoides isolate AG116_Rl617_1_P2 chromosome 9, CSIRO_AGI_Rlap_v1, whole genome shotgun sequence harbors:
- the LOC139867092 gene encoding microtubule-destabilizing protein 60-like isoform X3 gives rise to the protein MESNGGVVAAAVTVTPSKSKDANQSKSPENVNPNVTSPNLKASNSPAIKSANKLQKSAMKKPNPICSPKNKIRERKFVVAKKNSKREKDKTLVSVECKCKAAGNTNRCLCVAYETLRASQEEFFKIRSEVAESNADLVTDVVVEMPGEKRKSIPEPGSGRVMSLIKAFENKLTLPKSDDEKGDEVEEVEDKSESDSKWELGSVSFSASDLLMTADNLRLRSRVSSSLDCKRESRRSSGVRQSRRNSSESALTNGGSRWKRRAVRATSQQPFKLRTEQRGRSKQEEFMKKVKEMMIEQEKQRVPIAQRLPLTTDEPECLVKPPVKESTRPVDLVLHSDVRAVERAEFDHQVQEKLSFIEEYKLERERQQKLEEEEELRRLRKELVPKAQPMPYFDRPFIPRRKATYNTKRAKVSQPPSA
- the LOC139867092 gene encoding microtubule-destabilizing protein 60-like isoform X2, encoding MESNGGVVAAAVTVTPSKSKDANQSKSPENVNPNVTSPNLKASNSPAIKSANKLQKSAMKKPNPICSPKNKIRERKFVVAKKNSKREKDKTLVSVECKCKAAGNTNRCLCVAYETLRASQEEFFKIRSEVAESNADLVTDVVVEMPGEKRKSIPEPGSGRVMSLIKAFENKLTLPKSDDEKGDEVEEVEDKSESDSKWELGSVSFSASDLLMTADNLRLRSRVSSSLDCKRERRSSGVRQSRRNSSESALTNGGSRWKRRAVRATSQQPFKLRTEQRGRSKQEEFMKKVKEMMIEQEKQRVPIAQRLPLTTDEPECLVKPPVKESTRPVDLVLHSDVRAVERAEFDHQVQEKLSFIEEYKLERERQQKLEEEEELRRLRKELVPKAQPMPYFDRPFIPRRSEKQPTIPKEPKFHNHPQHKKIKCCSMSWSDNNDLFCA
- the LOC139867092 gene encoding microtubule-destabilizing protein 60-like isoform X1 is translated as MESNGGVVAAAVTVTPSKSKDANQSKSPENVNPNVTSPNLKASNSPAIKSANKLQKSAMKKPNPICSPKNKIRERKFVVAKKNSKREKDKTLVSVECKCKAAGNTNRCLCVAYETLRASQEEFFKIRSEVAESNADLVTDVVVEMPGEKRKSIPEPGSGRVMSLIKAFENKLTLPKSDDEKGDEVEEVEDKSESDSKWELGSVSFSASDLLMTADNLRLRSRVSSSLDCKRESRRSSGVRQSRRNSSESALTNGGSRWKRRAVRATSQQPFKLRTEQRGRSKQEEFMKKVKEMMIEQEKQRVPIAQRLPLTTDEPECLVKPPVKESTRPVDLVLHSDVRAVERAEFDHQVQEKLSFIEEYKLERERQQKLEEEEELRRLRKELVPKAQPMPYFDRPFIPRRSEKQPTIPKEPKFHNHPQHKKIKCCSMSWSDNNDLFCA